A part of Carettochelys insculpta isolate YL-2023 chromosome 1, ASM3395843v1, whole genome shotgun sequence genomic DNA contains:
- the LOC142017540 gene encoding C->U-editing enzyme APOBEC-1-like isoform X2: MAAGWTGDHASTGITQGGKIFHEAFMENYDPSLLPRETYLLYEIKWSNSKRLVQRCCHSTHIEHAEIYFLKDIFYKQRYDPSVHCSITWYLSWSPCGDCCKAIRDFLKDQSNINLVIYVARLYHHEIENNRQGLRSLVNIGVTIRLMDLPVYSYCWRTFVCDENKDEDDYWPRHLAPWIMLYSLELQSILQNIPSCLEISVGENQAPIFSLCVEEDQQKTALTSASP, encoded by the exons GGGGAAGATATTCCATGAGGCATTTATGGAGAATTATGACCCAAGTCTGCTTCCAAGGGAGACTTACCTGCTCTATGAAATCAAGTGGAGCAATAGCAAAAGGCTTGTTCAGAGATGTTGCCATAGTACCCACATAGAGCATGCTGAAATCTACTTCCTGAAAGATATCTTTTATAAACAAAGATATGATCCTTCTGTCCACTGCTCCATCACTTGGTACCTGTCCTGGAGTCCCTGTGGGGATTGTTGCAAGGCTATCCGGGATTTCTTGAAGGACCAGTCAAATATAAATCTCGTCATTTATGTAGCACGGCTCTACCATCACGAAATAGAAAACAATCGTCAAGGTCTACGGAGCCTGGTGAACATTGGAGTGACCATCCGACTTATGGACCTCCCAG TTTATAGCTACTGTTGGAGAACATTCGTCTGTGACGAGAACAAGGATGAAGATGATTATTGGCCTAGGCACCTTGCTCCATGGATCATGCTGTATTCTCTCGAACTCCAGTCCATCCTACAG AACATTCCCTCTTGCTTGGAGATTTCAGTGGGTGAGAACCAGGCTCCAATTTTCAGCCTATGCGTGGAAGAAGATCAGCAGAAAACAGCTCTCACATCAGCCAGTCCTTGA